From one Mytilus edulis chromosome 1, xbMytEdul2.2, whole genome shotgun sequence genomic stretch:
- the LOC139495802 gene encoding prostaglandin E2 receptor EP4 subtype-like, whose protein sequence is MDESNSSPSAFIGNNTTVLEMEPHTSLSPIVPALMFAAGAIGNMTALIVLFKSKKENRRTIFYRLVGLLAIVDLFGTISTSPVTFLQYAHFPHWYGGDHLCNYFSFMLIFSGLSTMFVVAIMALDRYIALMHPYFYAGFVTKRKAVYILSSLIIFSIAISSLPLIGVGKNVLHYPGTWCFFDFRSEDSTGKAFTYIYSLTGILIIVLITASNVAVIATLIQMRDTSKTISCNKDEICRIDREMQMMIFLIAVVLIFIICWAPLMVVVLLCTTGTIKHSDELDLLVIRLASFNQILDPWAYILLKKRHIILCIRWAGKALRSARGKLALQTNSSNETPESRPLPKIGVSDISHSFEKSLSSSFRGECTKL, encoded by the exons ATGGATGAAAGTAATTCTTCACCGTCAGCATTTATTGGTAACAATACTACAGTTTTGGAAATGGAACCGCACACTTCTTTGTCTCCAATAGTTCCCGCTTTAATGTTTGCAGCCGGTGCAATAGGCAATATGACTGCTTTAATAGTGTTATTTAAATCAAAGAAAGAAAACAGAAGAACGATATTTTACCGACTCGTAGGACTTTTGGCAATTGTAGATCTCTTTGGAACAATTTCAACGTCACCTGTGACATTCCTCCAGTATGCACATTTCCCACATTGGTACGGTGGAGACCATTTATGTAATTATTTCTCTTTCATGTTAATATTTTCCGGATTATCAACTATGTTTGTGGTAGCTATTATGGCGTTAGATCGTTATATAGCTCTTATGCATCCTTATTTTTATGCCGGATTTGTAACAAAAAGAAAAGCCGTTTATATTTTATCATCTCTTATCATATTTTCTATAGCTATTTCAAGCCTACCTTTAATCGGAGTTGGTAAAAATGTTCTACATTATCCAGGGACATGGTGTTTCTTTGACTTTAGGAGTGAAGATTCAACGGGAAAAGCATTTACATATATCTATTCATTGACAGGAATATTAATCATTGTTTTGATAACCGCTTCTAATGTGGCTGTGATAGCAACTTTAATACAAATGCGTGACACTTCTAAAACTATTTCCTGCAATAAAGATGAAATTTGCAGAATAGACCGTGAAATGCAGATGATGATATTTTTGATAGCAGTGGTGcttatatttatcatatgttgGGCACCATTAATG GTTGTGGTGTTACTCTGTACTACAGGGACAATAAAACATAGTGATGAACTGGACTTGTTGGTAATTCGATTGGCGTCTTTTAATCAAATACTTGACCCATGGGCTTATATCTTATTAAAAAAGAGACATATCATTTTATGCATTCGATGGGCCGGAAAAGCTTTGAGAAGTGCAAGAGGAAAGTTGGCACTACAGACGAACTCAAGTAATGAAACACCTGAAAGTCGACCTCTTCCTAAAATAGGAGTTTCAGATATCAGTCATTCGTTTGAGAAATCTTTGTCATCAAGTTTTCGTGGAGAATGCACAAAACTGTAA